One region of Pyramidobacter sp. YE332 genomic DNA includes:
- a CDS encoding amino acid ABC transporter ATP-binding protein: MSRLPILTVSGLKKSFGALEVLKDISLSVAEGEIISIIGPSGTGKSTLLRCINYLERPTAGVIAIDGVSVDAARSRRRDVYALRRKAAMVFQNYNLFRNKTALENIMEPMTQVQKIPCGEAREEAERILKVIGLFDKRDVYPAHLSGGQQQRIGIGRAMAVKPRVMLFDEPTSSLDPELVNEVLEVIRKLASEHRMTMLIVTHEMRFAQEISDRVLFIDNGGIALEGAPREIFGSDNPRVRKFVGSVA; encoded by the coding sequence ATGAGCCGGCTGCCCATATTGACGGTCTCCGGGCTGAAAAAAAGCTTCGGCGCGCTCGAGGTCCTGAAGGACATCAGTCTTTCGGTCGCAGAGGGCGAGATCATCTCGATCATCGGCCCTTCGGGAACGGGCAAATCCACCCTGCTGCGGTGCATCAACTATCTGGAACGTCCCACCGCGGGAGTGATCGCCATCGACGGCGTCAGCGTGGACGCTGCCCGGAGCCGCCGCAGGGACGTTTACGCGCTGCGCAGGAAGGCCGCCATGGTCTTCCAGAACTACAACCTGTTCCGGAACAAGACGGCGCTTGAAAACATCATGGAGCCCATGACGCAGGTGCAGAAGATCCCCTGCGGCGAGGCCAGGGAAGAGGCCGAGAGGATTCTGAAGGTCATCGGACTGTTCGACAAGCGCGACGTCTATCCGGCCCACCTGTCGGGCGGGCAGCAGCAGCGGATCGGCATCGGCAGGGCCATGGCCGTCAAGCCTAGGGTCATGCTCTTCGACGAGCCCACTTCCTCCCTCGATCCCGAATTGGTCAACGAGGTGCTGGAAGTCATCCGGAAGCTGGCCTCGGAGCATCGCATGACGATGCTCATCGTGACGCACGAGATGCGTTTCGCGCAGGAGATCTCGGACCGCGTCCTGTTCATAGACAACGGGGGAATCGCCCTCGAAGGAGCTCCGCGGGAGATCTTCGGCAGCGATAACCCGAGAGTGCGCAAGTTCGTAGGCTCCGTGGCCTGA
- a CDS encoding amino acid ABC transporter permease, translating to MIFQFDYFLRMFTIIFSGFKNTVSMAFISLIFAVLIGFFLAAVRYYNVPVMKQFSVVFTSFFRSTPFIAQLFVFYYGFAQISMTVRSLSSFWAVVIVLSLSFAAYMGENIRGAISSVDKGQFEAGISIGMTPWQTIRRIVVPQAARVAVPGMVNSFANLFKSTSLAFTVGVMDMTSCAKNEVNLTYRYLEGFIALLLIYWVILAVVSYVQSLLERHMNRPYVQEGR from the coding sequence ATGATTTTCCAGTTCGACTATTTTTTGAGGATGTTCACGATCATCTTTTCGGGATTCAAGAACACGGTTTCGATGGCCTTCATCTCGCTGATCTTCGCCGTGCTGATCGGCTTTTTTCTGGCCGCGGTCCGATACTACAACGTTCCCGTGATGAAGCAGTTTTCCGTCGTGTTCACGTCGTTTTTTCGCAGCACGCCCTTTATCGCGCAACTCTTCGTCTTTTATTACGGTTTCGCGCAGATCTCCATGACCGTCAGGAGTCTGTCCAGCTTCTGGGCAGTCGTCATCGTGCTTTCGCTCAGTTTCGCGGCCTATATGGGCGAGAACATCCGCGGTGCCATCAGTTCGGTCGACAAAGGGCAGTTCGAGGCGGGGATCTCCATCGGCATGACGCCGTGGCAGACGATCCGCCGCATCGTAGTGCCTCAGGCGGCGCGCGTCGCCGTCCCCGGCATGGTCAATTCGTTCGCCAACCTGTTCAAGTCCACGTCGCTGGCCTTCACCGTGGGCGTCATGGACATGACGTCCTGTGCCAAAAACGAGGTCAACCTGACCTATCGTTATCTGGAAGGGTTCATTGCCCTGCTGCTCATCTACTGGGTCATCCTCGCCGTCGTCTCTTACGTGCAGTCGCTGCTGGAACGCCATATGAACAGGCCCTATGTGCAGGAGGGGCGGTAG
- a CDS encoding acyl-CoA dehydratase activase — translation MTAVRYAGIDIGSTASKAVVMDEAKERILERKIMPSGWNGRETAAEFLDWLRSLGYAREELRITATGYGRVSVPYADETLTEITCHGRGACFLGGKDLAVIDIGGQDTKVILTRGGRVTDFIMNDKCSAGTGKFLEIMANRLGLTMPELFDLAEHGREITISSMCTVFAESEIVSLMGLGTPREDIACGAVRSVVAKVATLAGRKAASGVYFLTGGFCESPLMVRKLSAALRADVRTAPDARFAGAIGAALLSK, via the coding sequence ATGACGGCAGTGCGTTATGCGGGCATTGACATCGGCTCCACGGCCAGCAAGGCCGTGGTGATGGATGAGGCGAAGGAACGGATTCTGGAACGGAAAATCATGCCCAGTGGCTGGAACGGCCGCGAGACCGCGGCGGAGTTCCTGGATTGGCTGCGCTCTCTTGGCTACGCGCGGGAGGAACTCCGTATTACGGCCACGGGGTACGGGCGCGTTTCGGTCCCCTATGCCGACGAGACGCTGACGGAGATCACCTGCCACGGCAGGGGAGCCTGTTTCCTTGGCGGAAAGGATCTCGCTGTCATCGACATCGGCGGTCAGGACACCAAAGTTATCCTCACGCGGGGCGGACGGGTGACGGACTTCATCATGAATGACAAATGCTCCGCTGGGACGGGAAAATTTCTGGAGATCATGGCCAACCGTCTGGGGCTCACCATGCCGGAACTGTTCGACTTGGCGGAACACGGGCGGGAAATCACCATCTCCTCCATGTGTACGGTCTTCGCGGAGTCGGAGATCGTCAGCCTGATGGGCTTGGGGACGCCGCGGGAAGACATTGCCTGCGGGGCCGTCCGTTCCGTCGTCGCCAAGGTCGCGACTCTGGCGGGGCGGAAGGCGGCATCCGGCGTTTACTTCCTCACGGGCGGCTTCTGCGAAAGCCCTTTGATGGTGCGCAAACTGTCCGCGGCGTTGCGGGCGGATGTGAGGACGGCCCCGGACGCCCGCTTTGCCGGCGCTATCGGAGCCGCCCTGCTGAGCAAATGA
- a CDS encoding sodium-dependent transporter — MERMKASGLGTVIMAAMNQSFFTLSLGIASMEIFGSYMSDQFTLTGEAVRIVALDTFVAFMAGLIIFPACFSFGVQPDAGPSLIFLTLPKVFINMEAGRLWGSLFFLFMTFASFSTVITVFENILAACMDNFGWSRTKSVWFNCAFVLVTSVPCVLGYNLWSDVRILGSRDVLDSEDFIVSNLLLPLGSLIYLLFCVTKWGWGFDKYLAECNKGAGIKMSRRFKPYFQFVLPLLILAILIQGLM; from the coding sequence GTGGAGCGCATGAAGGCTTCCGGGCTCGGCACCGTGATCATGGCGGCCATGAACCAGTCGTTCTTCACGCTCAGCCTCGGCATCGCCTCGATGGAGATCTTCGGCAGCTACATGTCGGATCAGTTCACGCTGACCGGCGAGGCCGTGCGCATCGTTGCGCTCGACACCTTCGTGGCGTTCATGGCCGGACTGATCATCTTTCCCGCCTGCTTCAGCTTCGGCGTGCAGCCCGACGCCGGCCCGTCGCTGATCTTCCTCACGCTGCCCAAGGTCTTCATCAACATGGAGGCGGGCCGTTTGTGGGGCTCGCTGTTCTTCCTGTTCATGACCTTCGCCAGCTTCTCGACGGTGATCACCGTGTTCGAAAACATCCTGGCCGCCTGCATGGACAACTTCGGCTGGTCGCGTACCAAGTCCGTGTGGTTCAACTGCGCCTTCGTGCTCGTGACCAGCGTGCCCTGCGTGCTGGGCTACAATCTGTGGAGCGACGTGCGCATCCTCGGTTCGCGCGACGTGCTCGACAGCGAGGACTTTATCGTCAGCAATCTGCTGCTGCCGCTGGGGTCGCTGATCTATCTGCTGTTCTGCGTGACGAAATGGGGCTGGGGCTTCGACAAATACCTGGCGGAGTGCAACAAAGGCGCGGGCATCAAGATGAGCCGCCGCTTCAAGCCATATTTTCAGTTCGTGCTGCCGCTGCTGATCCTGGCGATCCTGATCCAGGGACTGATGTAA
- a CDS encoding double-cubane-cluster-containing anaerobic reductase gives MLTLPKDFETYDEKRRNAFLALYEEKKKGKKVVGTFCSYTPTELIHAVGAIPVGLCGNSEQGIMEAETRLPKTLCPLIKSSYGLAMTEQCPFFYFSDGVLAETTCDGKKKTYELLGEIKPVHVMKLPQGKDHALALESWTEEIRLTASFLEKLFGVRITEEKLHDAIVYRNRVRKALIGLYEVAKVKPSPVSGYELTTVSESADFHFTDDSLIEKLEAKTREFRSRIREGAENRPRVLVTGCPNTGVREKLIRRLEDLGADYVCSDHCAGPRTLRFMVDEEKDPYEALAERYLKINCSVMSPNEGRFDDLKHLVSEYQVDGVLEIVLQGCHTFAVEAYHTWRTINEQLGLPYLRVDTDFSRSDGGQIETRLGAFIEMMTN, from the coding sequence ATGCTGACGCTGCCGAAAGATTTCGAAACCTATGATGAAAAGCGGAGAAACGCGTTTTTGGCGCTCTACGAGGAGAAGAAGAAAGGGAAAAAGGTCGTGGGAACGTTCTGTTCCTATACGCCGACCGAGCTGATTCACGCGGTCGGAGCCATTCCGGTCGGGCTCTGCGGGAACAGCGAGCAGGGCATCATGGAGGCGGAAACGCGGCTACCAAAAACACTGTGTCCCCTGATCAAGTCCAGCTATGGGCTGGCCATGACCGAGCAATGCCCGTTCTTCTATTTTTCCGACGGCGTACTGGCTGAGACGACTTGCGACGGCAAAAAGAAGACGTACGAGCTTCTGGGCGAGATCAAACCCGTTCACGTCATGAAGCTGCCGCAGGGCAAGGATCACGCTCTCGCTCTGGAGTCCTGGACCGAGGAGATTCGTCTGACCGCCTCCTTTCTGGAAAAGCTTTTCGGCGTCAGGATCACCGAGGAGAAGCTGCACGACGCCATCGTGTACCGCAATCGGGTCAGAAAGGCCCTCATCGGCCTTTACGAGGTCGCCAAGGTAAAGCCGTCCCCGGTCTCCGGGTATGAACTGACTACGGTTTCCGAGTCCGCCGACTTCCACTTTACGGATGACAGCCTTATCGAAAAGCTGGAGGCCAAGACCCGTGAGTTCCGGTCGCGCATCCGCGAGGGGGCCGAAAACCGTCCGCGCGTTCTCGTCACCGGCTGCCCCAACACGGGAGTGCGTGAGAAGCTGATTCGCAGGCTGGAGGATCTGGGGGCGGACTACGTCTGCTCTGACCATTGCGCCGGGCCGCGGACGCTTCGCTTTATGGTGGACGAGGAAAAGGACCCTTACGAGGCTCTGGCCGAGCGGTATCTGAAGATCAACTGTTCCGTGATGTCTCCCAACGAAGGGCGCTTCGACGACCTGAAACATCTGGTCTCGGAGTACCAGGTCGACGGGGTTCTCGAGATCGTCCTCCAGGGCTGCCATACTTTCGCCGTGGAAGCGTATCACACGTGGAGGACGATCAACGAGCAGCTTGGACTTCCCTATCTCCGCGTCGATACCGATTTCTCCCGGTCGGACGGCGGTCAGATCGAGACTCGTCTGGGCGCCTTCATCGAGATGATGACGAATTGA
- a CDS encoding ATP-binding protein produces the protein MLSEELVQLIQSLRQQKAESRTIEVKAAHDGCPQKLYGTLSSFSNQDSGGVILFGLDEAKEFAPVGVYDPQDLQKKVTEQCQQMEPPVRAVFTFAEMDGLPVCAAEIPAVDLSERPCYYKGTGSLKGSFVRVGDADLPMTDYELYSYEAFRRRLHDDERPVERATLQMLDQNQLHRYLSQKRFERPGFSQLSEAQAYEMLNITRGGALTLAAVMTFGLYPQGFFPQLAITAVVVPGTRIGDVDAGRARFIDNKRIEGSLSAMAEEALAFCSRNMKVRTVVDAQTGERRDVPEYPLIAIREAILNALIHRDYSLHTEGTPIQIDFFTDRLEIHSPGALYGRMTVEQLGQGRPDLRNSTLAVMAETLTQAENRYSGIPTMRREMAAMGLPEPVFENRRNEFVVTFYNRSRNDRPVGVDELPDSAARLLEFCRIPRTRREIADFLGIKTVFYVTQRYITPLLDARLLAMTLPETPKSRKQKFRAAVQR, from the coding sequence ATGTTAAGCGAAGAATTAGTCCAGCTGATCCAGTCGCTCCGCCAACAAAAGGCGGAATCCCGGACCATCGAGGTCAAGGCAGCTCACGACGGCTGTCCGCAAAAACTGTACGGCACGCTGTCCAGCTTCTCCAATCAAGACAGCGGCGGCGTTATCCTTTTCGGACTTGACGAAGCCAAAGAGTTCGCTCCTGTGGGAGTGTACGACCCCCAGGACTTGCAAAAAAAAGTGACCGAACAGTGCCAACAGATGGAACCGCCGGTACGGGCCGTCTTCACCTTCGCCGAAATGGACGGCCTGCCGGTCTGTGCGGCGGAAATCCCCGCCGTCGATCTTTCGGAACGCCCTTGCTATTACAAAGGCACGGGAAGCTTGAAAGGCTCCTTCGTTCGCGTCGGCGACGCAGACCTGCCGATGACGGACTACGAACTGTACAGCTACGAAGCGTTCCGCCGCCGTCTGCATGACGACGAACGCCCCGTCGAACGCGCCACGTTGCAGATGCTGGATCAAAACCAACTCCATCGATATCTTTCACAAAAGCGTTTTGAACGTCCCGGCTTCAGCCAGCTTTCCGAAGCGCAGGCCTATGAAATGCTGAACATCACCCGTGGCGGAGCTCTCACTCTGGCCGCCGTGATGACGTTCGGCCTGTATCCGCAGGGATTCTTCCCTCAACTGGCGATCACCGCTGTGGTCGTTCCCGGTACGCGCATCGGCGACGTCGACGCCGGGCGCGCCCGTTTCATCGACAATAAAAGGATCGAAGGGTCTCTGTCCGCCATGGCGGAAGAAGCTCTCGCTTTCTGCAGCCGCAACATGAAGGTGCGGACCGTCGTCGACGCGCAGACAGGAGAACGGCGCGACGTCCCAGAATACCCGCTCATCGCGATCCGCGAAGCCATCCTCAACGCGCTGATCCACCGCGACTACAGCCTCCATACCGAAGGGACGCCCATACAGATCGACTTTTTCACCGATCGGCTCGAAATCCACAGCCCCGGCGCGCTCTATGGCCGCATGACCGTCGAACAGCTGGGACAGGGGCGGCCCGATCTGCGCAACTCCACGCTGGCAGTCATGGCCGAGACGCTGACGCAGGCCGAGAATCGTTATTCCGGCATCCCCACCATGCGCCGCGAAATGGCGGCCATGGGGCTGCCCGAGCCGGTTTTCGAAAATCGCCGCAACGAATTCGTCGTCACGTTCTACAACCGCAGCCGGAACGATCGGCCTGTCGGCGTAGACGAACTGCCCGACAGCGCGGCGCGCCTGCTCGAATTCTGCCGGATCCCGCGTACCCGTCGCGAGATCGCCGATTTTTTAGGCATAAAAACCGTGTTCTACGTCACGCAGCGTTACATCACGCCGCTGCTTGATGCCCGGCTTCTCGCCATGACGCTTCCCGAAACTCCGAAGAGCCGGAAGCAGAAATTCCGCGCCGCCGTACAAAGATAA
- the hypE gene encoding hydrogenase expression/formation protein HypE: protein MSELISLGEGSGGRLTADLIASVIKNFAACDGQKGGCEDCTFIEGDLAVTTDGFTVSPRFFPGGDMGHLAVCGATNDLAVRGVRPQWLTLGMIIEEGLPRAELLRLVRSAALQCEALGATLAAGDTKVVPRGACEGAFFNVTALGHAVTPRPLGMNRLRPGDALILSTTPGRHGAVIAALRYGLDRGGLESDCAALWPLLAPLLPLEGLRCMRDCTRGGLGTVLCEWAEAAGLGMEIEEERLALHPSVAAICDILGFDPLYLASEGCALIACAPAETENALARLRRHPLGRDAALIGTVTAEHAGLVGMKTRLGGSRIVDMPVGEILPRIC from the coding sequence ATGAGCGAACTGATCTCGTTGGGCGAAGGAAGCGGCGGCCGCCTCACGGCCGATCTCATCGCCTCCGTCATAAAGAACTTCGCCGCCTGCGACGGCCAGAAAGGCGGCTGCGAAGACTGCACGTTTATAGAAGGGGACCTGGCCGTCACCACCGACGGCTTCACGGTCTCGCCGCGGTTTTTCCCCGGCGGCGACATGGGGCACCTGGCCGTCTGCGGCGCCACGAACGACCTGGCGGTGCGCGGCGTCAGGCCGCAGTGGCTGACGCTGGGCATGATCATCGAGGAAGGGCTGCCGCGCGCGGAATTGCTGCGCCTCGTGCGGAGCGCCGCCCTCCAGTGCGAAGCCCTCGGCGCCACGCTGGCGGCCGGCGACACGAAAGTGGTGCCTCGCGGCGCCTGTGAAGGCGCGTTTTTCAACGTCACCGCCCTCGGCCATGCCGTCACGCCCCGGCCGCTGGGCATGAACCGCCTGCGTCCCGGCGACGCGCTGATTCTCTCCACCACGCCGGGACGCCACGGCGCGGTCATCGCCGCGCTGCGCTACGGACTCGACCGCGGCGGCCTGGAAAGCGACTGCGCCGCCCTCTGGCCCCTGCTGGCGCCGTTGTTGCCGCTCGAGGGCCTGCGCTGCATGCGCGACTGCACGCGCGGCGGCCTCGGCACCGTGCTCTGCGAGTGGGCCGAAGCCGCGGGCCTCGGCATGGAGATCGAAGAGGAACGCCTCGCGCTCCATCCCTCCGTCGCCGCCATCTGCGACATCCTCGGTTTCGATCCGCTCTACCTCGCCAGCGAAGGCTGCGCCCTGATCGCCTGCGCCCCGGCAGAAACGGAAAATGCGCTCGCGCGGCTCCGCCGCCATCCGCTGGGGCGCGACGCCGCCCTTATCGGCACCGTCACGGCGGAACACGCCGGGCTCGTGGGCATGAAGACCCGGCTCGGCGGCTCCCGCATCGTCGACATGCCCGTCGGCGAGATCCTGCCGCGGATCTGCTGA
- the hypD gene encoding hydrogenase formation protein HypD, whose translation MRGSFLSSAARTLAELARRTGPVTLMEVCGTHTVSIFRSGLRSLLPENVALLSGPGCPVCVTDQADVDQAIAAASLPGVALCSYGDMIRVPGRGGSLREAAARGGDVRVVMSALDVIPLALREPQREFVFFAVGFETTTPQTALFLQEARRLGVGNVSVLVEHKRVLPALELLAQDPRTGVKGFLLPGHVSSIIGLEPYGILAEKYRLACAVGGFEGEQILLALCALLSQIARRKPQVVNAYPSGVRDHGNPRARALIDECFTPCDSVWRGLGTIGMSGLKLRAPYSRCDARAKLELPPAVSAPIPGCRCGEVLRGRLAPPQCALFGKACTPQEPVGPCMVSSEGSCGAWYRYGRRGGRL comes from the coding sequence CGCTAATGGAAGTCTGCGGCACTCATACGGTGTCGATCTTCCGCAGCGGCCTGCGCTCGCTGCTGCCGGAAAACGTCGCGCTGCTTTCCGGCCCCGGCTGCCCGGTCTGCGTCACCGATCAGGCCGACGTCGACCAGGCCATCGCGGCGGCTTCGCTGCCCGGCGTGGCGTTGTGCAGCTACGGCGACATGATCCGCGTGCCGGGACGAGGCGGCTCGCTGCGCGAAGCGGCGGCCCGCGGCGGCGACGTGCGCGTGGTCATGAGCGCCTTGGACGTGATCCCGCTGGCTCTGCGCGAGCCGCAGCGGGAGTTCGTTTTTTTCGCCGTCGGCTTCGAGACGACGACGCCGCAGACGGCCCTGTTTCTTCAAGAAGCGAGGCGTCTCGGCGTCGGCAACGTTTCCGTGCTGGTCGAGCATAAGCGGGTCCTCCCGGCGCTCGAGCTGCTGGCGCAGGATCCGCGGACCGGCGTGAAGGGTTTTCTGCTGCCGGGGCACGTCTCGAGCATCATCGGGCTGGAGCCTTACGGGATCCTGGCCGAAAAGTACCGCCTCGCCTGCGCCGTGGGCGGCTTCGAGGGAGAGCAGATCCTGCTGGCGTTGTGCGCGCTGCTGTCGCAGATCGCGCGCCGGAAGCCGCAGGTCGTCAACGCCTATCCGAGCGGCGTGCGCGATCACGGCAATCCGCGCGCCCGGGCGCTGATCGACGAGTGTTTCACGCCCTGCGACAGCGTCTGGCGCGGCCTGGGCACGATCGGGATGTCGGGGCTGAAACTGCGCGCCCCGTACTCCCGCTGCGACGCCCGCGCCAAGCTGGAGCTGCCGCCCGCCGTCAGCGCGCCCATTCCCGGCTGCCGCTGCGGCGAGGTGCTGCGCGGCCGACTCGCGCCGCCGCAGTGCGCTCTTTTTGGAAAGGCCTGCACGCCGCAGGAGCCCGTCGGCCCCTGCATGGTCTCGTCGGAAGGAAGCTGCGGCGCGTGGTACCGTTACGGCCGCCGGGGAGGAAGACTATGA
- a CDS encoding radical SAM protein, protein MPDRFRRGTGPDGVDRDFVETAARFRKELYEEYGAFYYVPMAESRAVQLPVTVGCSYGRCLFCDLNHGLAYRELSCPEIRDKVGKLRFLHKYDRRPVRRCLLSGGNPFCLPAEKLLWIAGELRGAFPECESVSCFARADDVMKKSAEELEILRAAGYDRLCLGIESGSERVLRYHEKGVGRAGNAEAMRKLDAAGISYSVYVILGLGGRALSDEHIAETASLLNGAHPFELTVVNLVLFRGARLAERVRAGEFKRLRPLEALGEGRRLLSLLEIPTVYDGTHKTNAFPLKGRLPEHKALLLRRMDWAIERLSRGNVQEYEMRRWRNWFTE, encoded by the coding sequence ATGCCGGATCGCTTCCGCCGGGGCACGGGGCCTGACGGCGTGGACCGCGATTTCGTCGAGACTGCGGCGCGGTTCAGAAAAGAGCTTTACGAAGAATACGGCGCCTTTTACTACGTGCCGATGGCGGAATCCCGAGCCGTGCAGCTTCCCGTCACCGTGGGGTGCAGCTATGGCCGCTGCCTCTTCTGCGACCTGAATCACGGGCTGGCCTACCGGGAGCTTTCCTGCCCGGAGATACGGGACAAGGTCGGGAAATTGCGTTTTCTCCACAAATACGACCGCCGGCCCGTGCGGCGCTGTCTTTTGTCTGGAGGGAACCCGTTTTGTTTGCCCGCGGAGAAACTGCTGTGGATCGCCGGGGAGCTGCGCGGCGCCTTTCCCGAGTGCGAGTCCGTCTCCTGCTTCGCACGGGCGGACGACGTGATGAAAAAGTCGGCGGAGGAGCTTGAGATCCTGCGCGCGGCCGGATACGACCGCCTGTGCCTGGGGATCGAGTCGGGGTCGGAGCGGGTGCTCCGCTATCACGAGAAGGGCGTGGGGCGTGCCGGGAACGCCGAGGCCATGAGGAAGCTCGACGCCGCCGGGATAAGCTATTCAGTCTACGTCATCCTGGGGCTGGGGGGACGGGCTCTTTCCGACGAGCACATCGCCGAGACGGCAAGCCTGCTGAACGGAGCGCATCCCTTCGAGTTGACGGTGGTGAACCTGGTACTGTTCAGGGGAGCCCGTCTGGCGGAGCGCGTGCGCGCGGGCGAGTTCAAGCGGCTTCGGCCGCTCGAGGCTCTGGGCGAGGGGCGGCGTCTTCTCTCGCTGCTGGAGATACCGACCGTCTACGACGGGACCCACAAGACCAACGCCTTTCCGCTGAAAGGGCGTCTGCCGGAGCACAAAGCGCTCCTGCTGCGCCGGATGGACTGGGCCATCGAGCGTCTGAGCCGCGGGAACGTGCAGGAATACGAGATGCGAAGGTGGCGCAACTGGTTCACGGAGTGA
- a CDS encoding transporter substrate-binding domain-containing protein, with the protein MNKRLLAILLAAVLMTFDAAFAAGDKVIRVATPGTYAPFTMYDAAAKEWSGFEIELWRAIGKKFGYQVEFLRFDIPATFAELDLGRVDTVAKQISITPARQQKYDFSRPFFFSPYFLTVAESNEEIKSWKDMAGKTIALAEGSAMNEFVAALDPDNKVKKFVYESDKNIFSEVSVGRIDACPSAFIELPYELKRNPALKLKFVDLDNPIYTEVNAYPFARTERGRSLLKLTDEALTQMIDDGSYAELCKKWFGVDVMETKPARDYQAAHSK; encoded by the coding sequence ATGAACAAGAGATTGCTGGCTATCCTGCTGGCTGCCGTACTGATGACTTTTGACGCCGCCTTCGCCGCGGGAGACAAGGTAATTCGCGTGGCGACTCCGGGAACTTACGCGCCTTTTACCATGTACGACGCCGCCGCGAAAGAATGGTCTGGTTTCGAAATCGAGCTGTGGCGAGCGATCGGAAAGAAATTTGGCTATCAGGTTGAGTTTTTAAGATTCGACATCCCCGCGACCTTTGCCGAGCTCGATCTCGGCCGGGTCGATACGGTTGCCAAACAGATCAGCATCACGCCGGCGCGCCAGCAGAAATATGACTTTTCGCGGCCGTTTTTCTTCAGCCCATACTTTCTGACCGTGGCCGAATCCAATGAAGAGATCAAATCGTGGAAGGATATGGCGGGGAAAACGATCGCGCTGGCTGAGGGAAGCGCTATGAACGAGTTTGTCGCGGCGCTGGATCCCGACAACAAGGTGAAAAAATTTGTGTACGAGTCCGATAAGAACATTTTCTCCGAAGTGTCGGTCGGACGTATCGACGCCTGCCCCAGCGCGTTTATCGAGCTGCCTTACGAACTGAAGCGGAATCCCGCGCTCAAGCTGAAGTTCGTTGACCTCGACAATCCTATCTACACCGAAGTCAACGCCTATCCGTTCGCCCGCACCGAGCGGGGACGGTCGCTTCTGAAGCTGACGGACGAAGCTCTGACTCAGATGATCGACGACGGCAGCTATGCCGAGCTGTGCAAGAAGTGGTTCGGCGTGGACGTGATGGAAACGAAACCGGCCAGGGACTACCAGGCCGCTCATTCGAAGTAG